Proteins co-encoded in one Nicotiana sylvestris chromosome 7, ASM39365v2, whole genome shotgun sequence genomic window:
- the LOC104247657 gene encoding F-box/LRR-repeat protein At1g67190-like has protein sequence MMEYLPVEVIGNILSRLGAARDVVIASSTCRKWREAWRNHLHTLTFNSNDWPVYHELTRSRLEIIITQTIFQTNGLQCISIIMDDVDEFSAAPVIAWLMYTRETLRQLHYNVRTTPNINILEKCGRQRLEVLALAHNTITGVEPSYQKFPCLRSLSLSYVSISALDLSLFLTACTKVEVLNLVSLDIVMSDPQATMELSSNSLKDIYVEAISLDKITLEADSLEKLHLKDCTLEVFELVSKGKLQLLKIDDVSVIHLDIGESTENLEIVDVSNFTIMWSKFHHMIAKSSKLRRLRLWGVVFDDDDEVVDIETISACFPQLSHLSLSYELRETALQYGLQDSFRLENVVVLELGWTVISDLFSHWVAGLLERCPNLRNLVIYGVVSETKTHEECHTLASFTSFIVRLMRKYAHVDVQFEYE, from the coding sequence ATGATGGAGTACCTTCCTGTTGAGGTCATTGGGAACATTTTGTCCCGGCTCGGAGCTGCGCGGGATGTTGTAATTGCATCATCTACTTGTCGGAAGTGGCGAGAGGCTTGGCGGAATCATCTTCATACACTCACATTTAACTCGAATGACTGGCCGGTTTATCACGAGCTCACAAGGAGCAGACTTGAGATCATTATAACTCAGACGATTTTCCAGACTAATGGACTGCAGTGCATTTCAATCATAATGGATGATGTTGATGAGTTCTCTGCTGCTCCGGTGATAGCTTGGCTAATGTATACTAGAGAAACGTTGCGCCAGTTACATTACAATGTTAGGACTACGCCCAACATTAATATACTCGAAAAATGTGGTCGCCAGCGGCTGGAAGTGTTGGCTCTGGCACACAATACAATCACGGGTGTTGAACCTAGTTACCAAAAATTCCCTTGCTTGAGGTCTCTTTCACTAAGTTATGTCAGTATATCGGCTTTAGACCTGAGTCTTTTCCTTACAGCCTGCACGAAAGTTGAGGTTTTGAATCTTGTCAGTCTAGACATTGTTATGTCTGATCCACAGGCAACGATGGAGCTGAGTAGTAACTCTTTGAAAGATATCTATGTTGAAGCCATTAGTTTGGATAAAATCACACTTGAGGCAGATAGTCTTGAGAAACTGCATTTGAAAGATTGTACGCTCGAGGTCTTTGAGCTTGTTAGCAAGGGGAAATTACAACTCCTTAAGATTGACGACGTTAGTGTCATCCATCTTGATATTGGTGAGAGCACTGAAAATCTTGAAATTGTGGACGTAAGCAATTTCACGATCATGTGGTCCAAGTTCCATCATATGATAGCGAAATCATCAAAGCTGAGAAGACTGAGGCTATGGGGAGTTGTATTTGACGATGATGACGAGGTTGTCGATATTGAGACAATATCTGCTTGCTTTCCTCAATTAAGTCATTTATCGTTGAGCTATGAATTAAGAGAGACAGCACTTCAGTATGGATTGCAAGATTCTTTTCGATTGGAAAATGTGGTCGTCTTGGAGCTAGGCTGGACAGTGATTAGCGACCTGTTCTCGCATTGGGTAGCAGGACTACTTGAAAGGTGCCCTAACTTGAGGAATTTGGTAATCTATGGGGTCGTTTCAGAAACCAAAACGCATGAAGAATGTCATACATTAGCCAGCTTCACATCTTTCATTGTAAGGCTTATGAGGAAATATGCGCATGTAGATGTTCAGTTTGAATATGAATAG